The Deinococcus sp. Marseille-Q6407 genome has a window encoding:
- a CDS encoding alanine/glycine:cation symporter family protein, with amino-acid sequence MFETLVNTLNGWVWSPALIYLCLGVGLYFSLRTGFLQVRHFGEMLRLLRDGRSSNEGVSSFQALAMALAGRVGTGNIAGVATAITFGGPGALFWMWMVAFLGASTAFVESVLGQIYKEKDSSGHYIGGPAYYFEKGLGQKWYGVLFAISAAIACGLLLPGVQANSIATAMDTALSLSPAYTAGVLAVVLAFIIFGGVKRIASAAEVIVPFMAGAYILVAIIVVLMNIGQLPETLSLIFRSAFGPDAAFGAILGQAVAWGVKRGVYSNEAGQGTGPHPAAAANVSHPAKQGLVQAFSVYVDTLLVCSATGFMLLSTGMYNVQDPNNAEGFLHQGVAGVAAGPGYVQIAMENIMPGIGATFVAVALFLFAFTTILAYYYIAETNIRYLGRSVKMDWALPILKLVLIGMVVYGCLRTADVAWAMGDLGVGVIAWLNIIGILFLQKPALAALRDYEAQKRAGRDPVYDAEANGVHNAPLWAEIRRDFESRRAAEDHPAP; translated from the coding sequence ATGTTTGAAACACTGGTCAACACGCTGAACGGCTGGGTCTGGAGCCCAGCCCTGATTTACCTGTGCCTGGGTGTCGGGCTTTATTTTTCTCTGCGGACAGGCTTCTTGCAGGTGCGGCATTTCGGCGAGATGCTGCGGCTGCTGCGCGACGGCCGCAGCTCCAACGAAGGGGTGTCCTCTTTCCAGGCGCTGGCGATGGCGCTGGCCGGGCGGGTCGGTACCGGCAACATCGCCGGGGTCGCCACCGCCATTACCTTCGGCGGCCCCGGTGCGTTGTTCTGGATGTGGATGGTGGCTTTCCTGGGCGCCAGCACCGCTTTTGTGGAATCGGTGCTGGGCCAGATCTATAAGGAAAAGGACAGCAGTGGCCACTACATCGGCGGCCCGGCCTACTACTTTGAAAAGGGCCTGGGCCAGAAATGGTACGGCGTGCTGTTCGCCATTAGCGCAGCCATCGCCTGCGGGCTGCTGCTGCCGGGCGTGCAGGCCAACTCCATCGCCACCGCCATGGACACCGCGCTGAGCCTATCGCCCGCCTACACCGCCGGCGTGCTGGCCGTGGTTCTGGCCTTCATTATCTTCGGTGGGGTCAAGCGCATCGCGTCTGCCGCCGAGGTGATCGTGCCGTTCATGGCGGGGGCCTACATTCTGGTGGCCATCATCGTGGTGCTGATGAACATCGGGCAGCTGCCGGAAACCCTGTCGCTGATTTTCCGCTCGGCGTTCGGGCCGGACGCGGCGTTCGGGGCCATTCTCGGTCAGGCCGTGGCCTGGGGCGTCAAGCGCGGCGTGTACTCCAACGAGGCCGGGCAGGGCACCGGCCCGCACCCCGCCGCCGCCGCCAACGTTTCGCACCCGGCCAAGCAGGGGCTGGTGCAGGCGTTCTCGGTGTATGTGGACACCCTGCTGGTCTGCTCGGCCACCGGCTTCATGCTGCTGAGCACCGGCATGTACAACGTGCAGGACCCCAACAATGCCGAGGGCTTCTTGCACCAGGGCGTGGCAGGTGTGGCCGCCGGCCCCGGCTACGTGCAGATCGCCATGGAAAACATCATGCCGGGCATCGGTGCCACCTTCGTGGCGGTGGCGCTGTTCCTGTTCGCCTTCACGACCATCTTGGCCTACTACTACATCGCCGAAACCAACATCCGTTACCTCGGCCGCAGCGTGAAGATGGACTGGGCGCTGCCCATTCTCAAGCTGGTGCTGATCGGCATGGTCGTCTACGGCTGCCTGCGGACCGCCGACGTGGCCTGGGCGATGGGTGACCTGGGCGTGGGCGTCATAGCCTGGCTGAACATCATCGGCATCCTGTTCCTGCAAAAGCCTGCTCTGGCCGCCCTGCGCGACTACGAGGCCCAGAAGCGGGCCGGCCGCGATCCGGTCTACGACGCCGAGGCCAATGGGGTCCACAACGCGCCGCTGTGGGCCGAGATCCGCCGTGACTTCGAAAGTCGCCGCGCGGCCGAGGATCACCCGGCTCCCTGA
- a CDS encoding NAD(P)-dependent oxidoreductase, which produces MRVIVPDLPAFESLEKHGAELLRFRPRDGQTFEQADGLVLLFGPGREQRRALLQTPGLQWVLTLTAGIDHLTPDLPAGVRLFNANALHAPAVAVHVVSGLLAAARQLHTYRDQQRGRDQQHSGRWQRWPERMHTLRGQKLALWGYGHIGREIERLLTPFGAEVLTVRSHTGEQEKANIRAQADYLVLLLPSTPDTQGSVNAEFLRGMRPGAWLYNIGRGDLLVQDDLVAALQGHLGGAILDVTDPEPLPPEHPLWRLDNVILTPHVGSATADLEQRAADYTGAFLQTLLQGRQPDGEVDTGRGY; this is translated from the coding sequence ATGAGAGTGATTGTTCCTGATCTGCCCGCCTTTGAGAGCCTGGAAAAACACGGTGCCGAACTGCTGAGATTTCGCCCGCGGGATGGCCAGACCTTCGAGCAGGCCGATGGGCTGGTCTTGCTGTTCGGTCCCGGCCGGGAGCAGCGCCGCGCCCTGCTGCAAACGCCGGGGCTGCAATGGGTGCTGACCCTGACCGCCGGCATAGACCACCTCACCCCCGACCTGCCAGCGGGCGTGCGGCTGTTCAACGCGAACGCCCTGCATGCCCCGGCGGTGGCGGTGCATGTGGTCAGCGGCCTGCTGGCCGCCGCGCGGCAGCTCCACACCTACCGTGATCAACAACGTGGCCGCGATCAGCAGCACAGTGGCCGCTGGCAGCGCTGGCCAGAGCGGATGCACACCCTGCGCGGCCAGAAATTGGCGCTGTGGGGCTACGGCCACATCGGCCGCGAGATTGAGCGGTTGCTGACTCCGTTTGGCGCCGAGGTGCTGACGGTCCGCAGCCACACCGGCGAGCAGGAAAAGGCCAATATCCGTGCCCAGGCCGATTATCTGGTCCTGCTGCTGCCCAGCACGCCGGACACGCAGGGCAGTGTGAACGCCGAATTCCTGCGCGGGATGCGGCCGGGCGCCTGGCTCTACAACATCGGGCGCGGCGACCTGCTGGTGCAGGATGATCTGGTCGCGGCGCTGCAAGGCCACCTCGGCGGCGCCATTCTGGATGTCACCGACCCCGAGCCGCTGCCGCCGGAACACCCACTGTGGCGCCTGGACAACGTCATCCTGACGCCGCACGTGGGCAGCGCCACCGCCGATCTGGAACAGCGGGCCGCCGACTACACCGGCGCCTTTCTCCAGACGCTGCTGCAGGGCCGCCAGCCGGACGGTGAGGTAGACACCGGGCGCGGGTACTGA
- a CDS encoding GNAT family N-acetyltransferase has protein sequence MFRRSATSPPQPAAAWGRVELLGLTQLSGTDWRALHALYRDLELSRLNAAEPTRIPRWLFRIILLAEQGRERMSFGVMIGGQLAGNAELYAFSPAWPAAPVRATLGVMLAPGYWGRGYGQDTLNALLAWEFGEAAGSSLEPPLERIRLTTLGSNKRAQTAFARAGFEEKGRFQQRGHTEVNMELRREDWLARHRQPPFSPSSPSGGPV, from the coding sequence GTGTTTCGCCGCTCTGCTACCTCGCCGCCACAACCGGCCGCCGCCTGGGGCCGGGTCGAGCTGCTGGGGCTGACGCAGCTGTCCGGCACCGACTGGCGGGCGCTGCACGCCCTGTACCGCGACCTGGAGCTGTCGCGGCTGAACGCCGCCGAACCCACCCGGATTCCCCGCTGGCTGTTCCGGATCATACTGCTGGCCGAGCAGGGCCGCGAGCGGATGAGCTTTGGGGTGATGATCGGCGGGCAGCTGGCCGGCAATGCCGAACTGTACGCCTTTAGCCCGGCGTGGCCGGCGGCCCCGGTGCGTGCCACTCTGGGCGTGATGCTGGCGCCGGGCTACTGGGGGCGGGGCTACGGCCAGGACACGCTCAACGCTCTGCTGGCCTGGGAGTTCGGGGAAGCGGCCGGCAGCAGCCTGGAGCCGCCGCTGGAGCGCATCCGCCTGACCACCCTGGGCAGCAACAAGCGGGCCCAGACTGCCTTCGCCCGGGCCGGCTTCGAGGAAAAGGGCCGTTTCCAGCAACGCGGCCACACCGAGGTGAACATGGAACTGCGCCGCGAGGACTGGCTAGCCCGGCACCGGCAGCCGCCGTTTTCCCCCTCATCCCCTTCCGGAGGACCCGTATGA
- a CDS encoding penicillin-binding protein — MASEFASRPTSALHQLSLHRLARHAPLVTLLLTLGLPSAQAKVRLGDPLPAHPWTAQERELVVVYGAGCGDMGHLWDAALASGLPVRAVFAEGDFYRTAQAPVTPWRGADATRFARQLHVAQYPTILLVEGGRLMNLWEGTFAASEVPAGEAQARARAAARAAKDSVQARP; from the coding sequence ATGGCTTCCGAGTTTGCCTCCCGCCCCACATCTGCCTTGCACCAGCTTTCACTGCACCGGCTGGCCCGCCACGCGCCGCTGGTCACCCTGCTGCTGACGCTGGGGCTGCCTTCCGCCCAGGCCAAGGTGCGGCTGGGCGATCCCTTACCGGCACACCCCTGGACAGCGCAGGAACGCGAGCTGGTGGTGGTGTACGGCGCCGGCTGCGGCGACATGGGCCACCTCTGGGACGCCGCACTGGCCAGCGGCCTGCCGGTGCGGGCAGTGTTCGCGGAAGGAGACTTTTACCGCACCGCTCAGGCGCCGGTCACGCCCTGGCGCGGCGCGGACGCCACCCGCTTTGCCCGGCAGCTGCACGTGGCGCAGTACCCCACCATCCTGCTGGTAGAAGGTGGGCGTCTGATGAACCTCTGGGAAGGCACTTTTGCCGCCAGCGAGGTGCCTGCCGGCGAAGCTCAGGCGCGGGCCAGGGCAGCAGCCAGGGCAGCCAAAGACTCCGTCCAGGCCCGCCCGTAA
- a CDS encoding ABC transporter ATP-binding protein: MAAVKSGPAPAAYPAPPAPAANAALYAAEVSHSFGERPVLRGVSLAVAPGEVVAVTGPSGSGKSTLLHLLGGLDTPGSGEVWWGNTRIDTLNTQARASLRAASLGFVFQHHYLLEDLSVAENLEVPLLLAGQPGAGTRIQELLDAVGLGGRGHESTGVLSGGERQRIAIARALASRPRALLADEPTGSLDQANARAAAGLMFDLARRQGTGVLLVTHDAGLAAQADRSLHLVDGVLSA; this comes from the coding sequence ATGGCGGCTGTGAAGTCCGGCCCCGCTCCCGCTGCCTACCCCGCGCCGCCTGCCCCGGCGGCCAATGCCGCCCTGTACGCCGCCGAGGTGTCCCATTCTTTCGGGGAGCGCCCGGTGCTGCGCGGGGTCAGCCTGGCGGTGGCGCCCGGCGAGGTGGTGGCGGTGACCGGGCCGTCGGGCAGCGGGAAATCCACCCTACTGCATCTGCTGGGCGGGCTGGATACCCCAGGCAGCGGCGAGGTGTGGTGGGGGAATACTCGGATAGACACCCTGAACACCCAGGCGCGGGCGTCGCTGCGGGCGGCGTCGCTGGGGTTCGTGTTCCAGCACCATTACCTGCTGGAAGACCTCAGCGTGGCCGAGAATCTGGAAGTGCCGCTGCTGCTGGCCGGGCAACCCGGCGCCGGGACGCGCATTCAGGAGCTGCTGGACGCTGTGGGCCTGGGCGGACGCGGCCATGAAAGCACCGGCGTGCTGAGCGGCGGCGAGCGGCAACGCATCGCCATTGCGCGGGCGCTGGCGTCCCGGCCCCGCGCTCTGTTGGCCGACGAACCCACCGGCAGCCTGGACCAGGCAAACGCCCGCGCTGCCGCCGGGCTGATGTTTGACCTGGCCCGCCGCCAGGGCACCGGCGTGCTGCTGGTCACCCACGACGCTGGTCTGGCGGCGCAGGCCGACCGCAGCCTGCATCTGGTAGACGGAGTGCTGAGCGCATGA
- a CDS encoding glucodextranase DOMON-like domain-containing protein: MKRSARLASVWAAALLPVALLPGLSPALAGQQEPLLRVVDPAGDAHGGGTAQLPRQPAIAPEALDLRSFEVWPRGKYLTFRTEFGQLANPWNALGGFSAQTLDIFVGTRRGGETDLGDLRLRTEGGGWQYHLRVTGFGSRWTHAAAVAADGSGAPDANASAPEPAGPELPPPARVRTEGNALIIDTDLPRGRYLYWVTSSVYSPLSSGGVLAPGGSGNFAVTTSQDSASVPVPLDVLMAEDSPQPFNLGVLAPVGRLSDLRPWLLWGLGLLSLALAAAASITLWRTPREQELRPPARK; this comes from the coding sequence ATGAAGAGGTCAGCTCGCCTCGCTTCTGTCTGGGCCGCTGCTCTGCTGCCCGTGGCCCTGCTGCCCGGCCTGAGTCCGGCGCTGGCTGGGCAGCAGGAACCGCTGCTGCGCGTCGTTGACCCGGCCGGCGACGCGCACGGCGGCGGCACCGCGCAGCTGCCGCGTCAGCCGGCCATTGCCCCGGAAGCGCTGGACCTGCGCTCGTTCGAGGTCTGGCCGCGCGGCAAGTACCTGACTTTCCGCACCGAGTTCGGGCAGCTGGCCAATCCCTGGAACGCGCTGGGCGGCTTCTCGGCACAGACGCTGGACATCTTTGTAGGCACCCGCCGGGGTGGCGAGACCGATCTGGGCGACCTGCGCCTGCGCACCGAGGGCGGGGGCTGGCAGTATCACCTGCGCGTGACCGGCTTTGGCAGCCGCTGGACCCATGCTGCGGCGGTGGCAGCAGACGGCAGCGGGGCACCTGACGCCAACGCTAGCGCCCCGGAACCGGCTGGCCCGGAACTGCCGCCCCCCGCGCGGGTCCGCACCGAGGGCAATGCCCTGATCATTGACACTGATTTGCCGCGCGGCCGTTACCTCTACTGGGTGACCAGTTCGGTGTACTCGCCGCTGTCGTCCGGCGGGGTGCTGGCGCCCGGCGGCAGCGGCAACTTTGCGGTGACTACGTCGCAGGACAGCGCTTCGGTGCCAGTGCCGCTGGATGTCCTGATGGCCGAGGACTCGCCGCAGCCGTTCAATCTGGGCGTGCTGGCCCCGGTGGGCCGTCTGAGTGACCTTCGGCCCTGGTTGCTGTGGGGCCTGGGCCTGCTGAGCCTCGCTCTGGCGGCTGCGGCGTCCATCACCCTGTGGCGCACGCCGCGTGAGCAAGAACTGCGCCCGCCCGCCCGGAAATGA
- a CDS encoding S8 family serine peptidase has protein sequence MTPAAGEVTLDLGYAESGQIDKAFSGNWQIEKVPVWLKPSSFAGSAGTPLSLRVQADRNVGIQPTAAEPQLSDVIKVRWQAPGSATWVTSRWPVQARRYSLSGQIRWPAVTGADALVQAGTVQPAAAGPARQVIVKYRSAAVAQAVGARLGQGAGQAGSAEQAGAQSLTPDTAGSARQLSAQSLQRWQRAGAAQPVARLGAQTLLARPADPQALLTALQQDPAVEYAVLSAPLSTQQVDGPAIQPAGMQPAGTQAEGTQPAGTQTNALAQPVIPTDQYASLQWAYRTLGYGAVWRDMEAGGYTRPVTVAVLDTGVRYDHPDLQGQPLTPAEGALDVLDFTPAAEGQAGYDNGDGDGPDRDPTDPAAPRRTDHSHGTHVSGIIAARWGEQAVANSKWSTSGVVGAAYRAPVKILPVRVIDAAGNTDVAQVAAGLRYAVGQPVTLGGQTFQNPAPAQVINLSLGGPISAAEARPLCDAVAEARAAGAVVVAAAGNYYSSSQVYPAACPGAVAVGSVTLSGASAPRHSEFSDHYAEVRLSAPGGTAEGTTYNGGRLNDKPAPDQIFSTDWDYAKNEPRYAYQAGTSQAAPQVSALAALLLSKGVTHGPEDTEARMFDTATDLGPAGRDEYFGYGMINPAAALEAPAVSRAAGFSLQSDRGQSYQPALDEQGRFTAYLGTGTYVLRAGHDFNGNGVAGEYGEGGVNTSATLSAEQPEVQLSPLQVR, from the coding sequence ATGACGCCGGCAGCCGGCGAGGTCACGCTGGACCTGGGCTACGCTGAAAGCGGCCAGATTGACAAAGCTTTCAGCGGCAACTGGCAGATTGAGAAGGTGCCGGTCTGGCTCAAGCCGAGCAGTTTTGCCGGAAGCGCTGGCACCCCGCTGTCGCTGCGGGTGCAGGCTGACCGCAACGTGGGCATACAGCCCACTGCCGCCGAACCGCAGCTGAGCGACGTGATTAAGGTACGCTGGCAGGCTCCGGGCAGCGCGACGTGGGTTACCTCGCGCTGGCCGGTGCAGGCCCGGCGTTACTCGCTGAGTGGGCAGATCCGGTGGCCGGCCGTGACCGGCGCCGACGCTCTGGTGCAGGCTGGAACGGTGCAGCCGGCCGCAGCTGGGCCGGCCCGTCAGGTCATCGTGAAATACCGCTCGGCGGCGGTGGCGCAGGCAGTCGGCGCCCGGCTGGGTCAGGGCGCTGGACAGGCTGGAAGTGCCGAACAGGCCGGGGCCCAGTCGCTGACGCCGGACACCGCCGGCTCGGCGCGGCAGCTGTCGGCGCAGTCGCTGCAGCGCTGGCAGCGGGCCGGGGCCGCGCAGCCGGTGGCGCGGCTGGGTGCTCAGACCCTGCTGGCACGCCCGGCCGACCCGCAGGCCCTCCTGACGGCCCTGCAGCAGGACCCGGCGGTGGAATACGCCGTGCTGAGCGCCCCGCTGAGCACGCAGCAGGTGGATGGGCCAGCTATCCAGCCAGCGGGTATGCAGCCGGCAGGTACACAGGCGGAAGGCACCCAACCAGCCGGCACCCAGACGAATGCTCTGGCGCAGCCGGTAATCCCCACCGACCAGTACGCGTCGCTGCAATGGGCTTACCGGACGCTGGGCTACGGCGCTGTCTGGCGCGACATGGAAGCCGGCGGCTACACCCGCCCGGTCACGGTGGCGGTGCTGGACACCGGGGTGCGCTACGACCACCCTGACCTGCAGGGCCAGCCGCTGACCCCGGCTGAAGGTGCCCTGGACGTGCTGGACTTTACCCCCGCTGCCGAGGGACAGGCTGGCTACGACAACGGCGACGGTGACGGCCCGGACCGCGATCCTACCGACCCGGCCGCCCCGCGCCGCACCGACCACAGCCACGGCACCCACGTCAGCGGCATCATCGCGGCCCGCTGGGGTGAACAGGCGGTTGCTAACTCCAAATGGAGCACCAGTGGGGTGGTGGGTGCCGCCTACCGCGCGCCGGTCAAGATTTTGCCGGTGCGGGTGATTGACGCTGCCGGGAATACGGACGTGGCCCAGGTGGCCGCCGGCCTGCGCTACGCGGTGGGTCAGCCGGTGACGCTGGGCGGGCAGACTTTCCAGAATCCGGCCCCGGCTCAGGTCATTAACCTCAGTCTGGGTGGGCCGATCAGCGCCGCAGAAGCCCGGCCTCTGTGCGACGCGGTGGCTGAAGCCCGCGCTGCCGGCGCTGTGGTGGTCGCGGCAGCCGGCAATTACTATTCTTCCTCGCAGGTGTATCCGGCTGCCTGTCCCGGCGCGGTGGCGGTGGGCAGTGTGACCCTTTCGGGCGCCTCGGCGCCGCGCCACTCCGAGTTTTCCGATCATTACGCTGAAGTGCGCCTCAGCGCGCCGGGCGGCACGGCAGAGGGCACCACCTACAACGGCGGCCGGCTGAACGACAAACCCGCGCCCGACCAGATCTTCTCCACCGACTGGGACTATGCCAAAAACGAGCCGCGCTACGCCTACCAGGCCGGCACCTCGCAGGCGGCGCCGCAGGTGAGCGCGCTGGCCGCCCTGCTGCTGTCTAAGGGCGTCACCCACGGCCCTGAGGACACCGAAGCCCGGATGTTCGATACCGCCACCGACCTGGGTCCGGCCGGCCGCGACGAGTATTTCGGCTACGGCATGATCAACCCTGCCGCCGCCCTGGAGGCCCCCGCCGTCAGCCGCGCAGCCGGGTTCTCGCTGCAGTCGGACCGGGGCCAGAGCTACCAGCCGGCGCTGGACGAGCAAGGCCGCTTTACCGCCTATCTGGGCACCGGCACCTATGTCCTGCGGGCCGGGCACGACTTCAACGGCAACGGCGTGGCCGGCGAATACGGTGAAGGCGGCGTGAACACTTCCGCCACTCTGAGTGCCGAGCAGCCTGAGGTGCAGCTGAGTCCCCTGCAGGTGCGCTGA
- a CDS encoding serine/threonine-protein kinase, producing MALAGRQLEGGIRLVRPVGNGSHSVAYLAVTASGQPCTVKLFQPQLLDHAQRELEVGSRFRHPRLSRVGRLTWLDDYPALVMSWVPGETLLAHYRRRPALRCEPYAYLTTLADVLDGLDHMHQLGMLHRDVKPDNILVQPSGRAILVDYDLSGPLDEPLHARVGTPAFQSPEAQAGGELGTASDLYGVGLLLYWGLWGALPEPDPDTDILDLDALAPEAELSSGSSDVCPEPFFQAEAQTLIRQLLQPRAQGRPASAAAVRGELLNWREELPAPAAQPAPPLRLDR from the coding sequence ATGGCGCTGGCGGGCAGACAGCTCGAAGGTGGAATCCGGCTGGTGCGGCCGGTGGGTAACGGTTCGCACTCGGTGGCCTATCTAGCGGTCACGGCCAGTGGGCAGCCGTGTACGGTCAAGCTGTTTCAGCCGCAGCTGCTGGACCATGCCCAGCGCGAGCTGGAAGTCGGTAGCCGTTTCCGGCACCCCCGGCTCTCGCGGGTGGGCCGGCTGACCTGGCTGGACGATTACCCCGCGCTGGTCATGAGCTGGGTGCCGGGCGAGACGCTGCTGGCCCATTACCGCCGCCGCCCGGCGCTGCGCTGCGAGCCCTACGCTTACCTGACCACCCTGGCCGATGTGCTGGACGGCCTGGATCACATGCACCAGTTAGGGATGCTGCACCGTGACGTGAAACCCGACAATATTCTGGTGCAGCCGTCTGGGCGGGCGATTCTGGTGGATTACGACCTCAGCGGGCCGCTGGACGAACCGCTGCACGCCCGGGTGGGCACGCCTGCCTTTCAGAGCCCCGAGGCCCAGGCTGGCGGCGAACTGGGCACGGCCAGCGACCTGTATGGCGTTGGCCTGCTGCTGTACTGGGGGCTCTGGGGCGCCCTGCCCGAGCCAGACCCCGACACGGACATCCTTGATCTGGATGCTTTAGCTCCTGAGGCAGAACTCTCCAGTGGCAGCTCTGATGTCTGCCCTGAGCCCTTCTTCCAGGCAGAAGCACAAACCCTGATTCGGCAGCTGCTGCAGCCCCGCGCCCAGGGCCGCCCGGCTTCAGCCGCAGCGGTGCGCGGTGAACTGTTGAACTGGCGTGAGGAGTTGCCAGCGCCGGCCGCTCAGCCAGCGCCCCCGCTGCGGCTGGACCGCTGA
- a CDS encoding LCP family protein, producing the protein MRVSFIVPGLLLAAFLALLAPAAPALARYGAVPRPADHPLNILLAGVTPKYPPSAVWPYPAAPEDFSGLTDTIMLAQVYPDGRVKLLSVPRDSWVEIPGVGMSKINASNPRGGPELLMETVGDLTGLTVDGYALLSLHAARAMTDAAGGVTVEVKQPMRYDDDAGKLHINLQPGTQQLNGEQMEGFLRFRKDRLGDIGRVARQQQFVAAFSDQMKRPLNWWRWPVVAGALNANTKSNLRRDEVGALLAAALHGPKVNTYLVPGNFGAHGTWAVDRPALEELIAQEFSGEGSGRAQSSSGGDAAPAASLNTDMSITILNVGAPAGSAGRLAEQLRGQGFSRVNVGNGEGTVPVTQFQGPEAAQVQRRLGFGEADPTPNPDGSDLVIRLGADVPQP; encoded by the coding sequence GTGCGTGTGAGTTTCATTGTCCCTGGCCTGCTTCTGGCCGCTTTTCTGGCGCTGCTGGCCCCGGCGGCTCCGGCACTGGCCCGTTACGGCGCGGTGCCCAGGCCAGCCGACCACCCGCTGAATATTCTGCTGGCCGGTGTGACCCCCAAGTACCCGCCCAGCGCGGTGTGGCCCTACCCGGCCGCTCCCGAGGACTTCAGCGGCCTGACCGACACCATCATGCTGGCGCAAGTTTACCCGGACGGCCGAGTCAAGCTGTTGTCGGTGCCGCGCGATTCCTGGGTGGAGATTCCCGGCGTGGGCATGAGCAAGATCAACGCCAGCAACCCACGCGGCGGCCCCGAACTGCTGATGGAGACGGTGGGCGACCTGACCGGCCTGACGGTGGACGGCTACGCCCTGCTCTCGCTGCACGCGGCCCGCGCCATGACCGACGCCGCCGGCGGCGTGACGGTGGAGGTCAAACAGCCGATGCGCTACGACGACGATGCCGGCAAACTGCACATCAACCTGCAGCCGGGTACCCAGCAGCTGAACGGTGAGCAGATGGAAGGGTTTTTGCGCTTCCGCAAGGACCGCCTGGGCGATATCGGGCGGGTGGCCCGGCAGCAGCAGTTCGTGGCCGCCTTCTCGGACCAGATGAAGCGCCCGCTGAACTGGTGGCGCTGGCCAGTGGTGGCCGGGGCACTGAACGCCAACACCAAATCCAACCTGCGCCGCGACGAGGTAGGGGCTCTCCTGGCGGCCGCGCTGCATGGCCCCAAGGTGAACACCTACCTGGTGCCAGGCAATTTTGGTGCCCACGGCACCTGGGCGGTGGACCGGCCGGCGCTGGAAGAACTGATCGCGCAGGAATTTTCCGGCGAAGGGTCGGGCCGGGCGCAGAGCAGCAGCGGCGGCGACGCGGCACCGGCCGCCAGCCTCAACACCGATATGAGCATCACCATTCTGAACGTGGGCGCGCCTGCAGGCAGTGCCGGGCGGCTGGCCGAGCAACTAAGAGGTCAGGGGTTCAGCCGGGTCAACGTGGGCAACGGCGAGGGAACAGTGCCAGTGACGCAGTTCCAGGGACCAGAGGCTGCACAGGTCCAGCGCCGGCTGGGTTTCGGGGAGGCTGACCCTACGCCCAACCCGGACGGCAGCGACCTGGTGATTCGCTTGGGCGCCGACGTGCCGCAGCCCTAA
- a CDS encoding MFS transporter — MGWLRRTFSALAHPLFRRYWLSQLLSLIGTWMQTTAQQYLVLELTGGSSAALGWVTAVQFAPSLLFSLFAGAIVDRMPRRTVLLLTQTGFLFTAATLAVTTHLQVVTLPLVLALAFVHGIAQAFDMPARQSTVVDLVPRSSVANAIALNSFSFNVSRTTGQALFGIVVAAGVALLAGGNPNALSRLALPYYLNVASFFLVMYVIATMPFPPRETAPRGSMLEQIGDGLRYVRGNRDVSSVMWLVGLLSLTVINFNIMIPYFTREVFGAREAAFGLMSAVFGLGAVGGALYQASKPNPVRFLRLGAVIVVAATAAFAWVPGPQLGLPVLVLAGFGMLSFLVSANSTVQLIIPDQLRGRVMSLYSFVLTGMGPISALFVSYMIGKSGPLGPHWGLSVVAALGGLSLIALWGRLPRSLSRPGAPAPGALNPEANSSETSGSQAP, encoded by the coding sequence ATGGGCTGGCTGCGGCGCACTTTCAGCGCCCTGGCCCATCCCCTGTTTCGGCGTTACTGGCTCTCGCAGCTGCTGAGCCTGATCGGCACCTGGATGCAGACCACGGCGCAGCAGTATCTGGTGCTGGAGCTGACCGGCGGCAGTTCGGCGGCGCTGGGCTGGGTGACGGCGGTGCAGTTTGCCCCCAGCCTGCTGTTCTCGCTGTTTGCGGGGGCTATCGTGGACCGGATGCCCCGGCGCACCGTGCTGCTGCTGACCCAGACCGGTTTTCTGTTCACGGCCGCCACCTTGGCCGTAACCACCCACCTGCAGGTGGTCACGCTGCCGCTGGTGCTGGCGCTGGCTTTTGTGCACGGTATCGCCCAGGCTTTCGATATGCCGGCCCGCCAGAGCACTGTGGTGGACCTGGTGCCGCGCAGCAGCGTGGCCAACGCCATTGCCCTCAACAGTTTCTCGTTCAATGTCAGCCGCACCACCGGGCAGGCGCTGTTCGGCATCGTGGTGGCGGCCGGGGTGGCGCTGCTGGCCGGCGGCAACCCCAACGCCCTGTCGCGGCTGGCCCTGCCCTACTACCTGAACGTGGCTTCCTTTTTCCTGGTGATGTACGTGATCGCCACCATGCCCTTTCCGCCGCGTGAGACGGCACCGCGCGGCAGCATGCTGGAACAGATCGGTGACGGGCTGCGCTACGTGCGCGGCAACCGTGACGTCTCCAGCGTGATGTGGCTGGTGGGGCTGCTCAGCCTGACCGTCATCAACTTCAACATCATGATTCCGTACTTTACCCGCGAGGTCTTTGGGGCACGGGAAGCGGCCTTCGGGCTGATGAGCGCTGTGTTCGGTCTGGGCGCCGTGGGCGGGGCACTTTATCAGGCCAGCAAGCCCAACCCGGTGCGCTTTCTGCGGCTGGGCGCCGTGATCGTGGTGGCCGCCACAGCAGCGTTCGCCTGGGTGCCGGGGCCACAGCTGGGGCTGCCGGTGCTGGTGCTGGCCGGCTTTGGCATGCTGAGCTTTCTGGTCAGCGCCAACAGCACGGTGCAGCTGATTATCCCCGACCAGCTGCGGGGGCGGGTCATGAGCCTCTATTCCTTCGTGCTGACCGGCATGGGCCCGATCAGCGCGCTGTTCGTCAGTTACATGATCGGCAAAAGCGGTCCCCTGGGCCCGCACTGGGGCCTGAGCGTGGTCGCCGCCCTGGGGGGCCTCAGCCTGATAGCGCTGTGGGGGCGGCTGCCGCGCTCGCTCTCACGGCCCGGAGCGCCGGCGCCCGGGGCACTCAACCCTGAAGCAAACAGTTCTGAAACGAGCGGTTCCCAGGCACCATAA